CCCCAGGCGATGGCCCTGGCGCGCAGCGCGTCGGATCAGACGCTGCGCGATGTCGTGCTCTGGCGCCAATTGCGCGCCGCCGGCCGCGACAACGCCGGCCTTGAGGACCGCATGGCTTTCGTCCTCGGCCATCCCGACTGGCCCTTGCTGTCAACCATCCAGCGCCTAGCCGAAGACGACATGCTGTCGCTGCCGCGCGCGCCCTCGCAGGTCATCGGCTTTCTCGAACGCCGCAAGCCGGTCTCCCCCGGCGGCGAGATCGCCCTGGCCCGGGCCTATCTGGCCTCGGGCGCCCGCGACAAGGCGGCGCGGCTGATCCGCTCGGCCTGGGTCGCGGGGGATTTCACCGCCAGCCAGGAAAAGGACCTGCTCGGCACCTATGGCGACCTGCTGCGCACCGACGACCATTGGGCGCGCGCCGACAGGGTGATGTGGGACAACCGCATCGACGCGGCCCGGCGCATGGTGCCGCGGCTGGACAAGGCGCGCGCCGCGGTGATCACCGCCCGGGTGACCCTGGCCGAGGGCAAGATCGACCCCAACGCCGCGGTCAACGCCGTGCCCAAGGCCCTGCAAAATGATCCGGGTCTGGTTTTCGAACGCGCCCGCTGGCGACGGCTGGCCGGGCTTGACGACGCGGCGATCGAGTTGATGCTCCACCGGCCCTCGGCCGAGGGCCGGGCCGACCGCTGGTGGCAGGAACGCGCCGTTCTGCTGCGCGAGGCCTTGGATCGCGGCCTGATCACCAAGGCCTATCGTCTGGCCGCCACCCACGAAAACGACCGGGGCGCCGCCTTCGCCGAGGGGGAATGGTTGGCCGGCTGGATCGCCTTGCGCTTCCTTCACGACGCGCCCCAGGCCTTCAAGCACTTCAAAACCCTGTATGAAGGGGTCTCGACGCCGATCAGCCTGTCGCGCGGCGCCTATTGGGCCGGGCGGGCGGCCGAGGCGATGAAGCGGCCCGACGAGGCGCGCCAGTGGTACCAGAAGGCCAGCGCCTTTCCCGCCACCTTTTATGGTCAATTGGCCGCCGAGCGCACCGGCGCTCCGCTCTCGAAACTGTTGCCCAAGGCCGATGCGGCGGCGAGCGACGCCGAACGCAAGGCCCTAGCCAATGATCGGCTGGTCGTCATCGCCAGCCAACTGGCCCAAATCGGCCGAATCGATGAATTGCTGTCTTTCACCCTGGCTTTGAACACCAAGCACAAGGGGGACGGCGCCCGGGCGATGATCGCCGGCATCGCCCTGAAGGCCGGCTATCCCGGCGTCGGCGTCTTCGTGTCGCGCCGCGCCGCCCAGGATGGCACCTATCTGGTCGAGGCCGGCTATCCGCTGCCCAAGGCCCTAGCCCCTTCGATCAGCGAGCACGCCCGCCGCCAGGGCGTCGATCCGGCGGCGCTTCTCGGGCTGATCCGCCAGGAAAGCAATTTCGACCGCGCGGCGCGCTCGGCGGTGGGCGCCTTGGGGCTGATGCAGCTTATGCCGGGCACGGCGCGCACGGTTTCAGGCCAGGAGGGGCTGGCCTTCGATCAGGCGCTGCTGACCCGCGATCCCCTCTACAACGTGCGGCTGGGAGCGCGCTATTTCGGCGATCTGCTCAAGCGCTTTGATGGATCGGTGGTGCTGGCGGCGGCGGCCTATAACGCCGGCCCGGGGCGGCCGACCGAATGGATCGCCCGCAATGGCGATCCGCGCGCCATGGATCTGGCCGACGCCATCGACTGGATCGAGATGATCCCCTATCGCGAAACCCGCAATTACGTTCAGCGGGTGATCGAAGGCATGCTGGTTTATCAGGTGCGCCTTGGTCAGACCCTGCCGGCCAAGGCGCCGGCTCAGGCCCTGGGCATCGCCGGGCGCTCGTAAGGGCACGCCGCAGACGGGCCCTGGCGCGACGGTCCTGAAATTTGCTTCAGGCACGCCGCTTTACGGGGAGAGGCGAGCGAATTCGTCGTCGCTTTCCGGTCGAGACTACCCGGCAGTCCAGGCGGCGATCAGGAGGCCGCCGCCGGGTTCAGGGTGCCGTCGCCCAGACGTTCCAGGCGCTTCTGGGAATCGCCGGCCGGCGGATTGGCGATCTGCTGCAGCTCGGCCGGGGCGGCCAGACGCCGACAGTGGCCTTCCATGAAGGCGCCGGGCTCGATCGCCAGACTCTCGTGGCTGATATCGCCGGTCATCCGCGCCGTACTGGCCAGGAACACCGATTTGGCGTTGATCTGGCCGTTGACCGAGCCATGCATGCGCAAGCGCTCGGCGACGATCTCGCCGGTCACCGATCCCGAGATGCCGATGATCAGCGAGGTGCAGCGGATATCGCCCTCGACCCGGCCATCGATCTGGATTTCCCCGCCACTGACAAGATCGCCGGTGATGGTCAGATCGGCGCTGATGATCGAGGGAACGCCGCGATCAGGGGTACCCTCGGGCTTGCCGACTTCGGCGGTCGACCGTTTGGAGCTAGCCTTCGAAAACATTTTTCCCCGCTTTCAAGAAAACCGTCGGGTTTCTTGGATTGCCGTTGACACGCACCTCGTAATGCAGATGCGGACCGGTGCTGCGGCCGCTATTGCCCAAGGCGCCAATCACGTCTCCCCGCCCCACCGATTGCCCAAGCTGCACTTTGATCGTACGCAGATGGGCATAGCGGGTAGATAGCCCCATACCGTGGTCTATTTCAACCACTCGACCATAGCGGCCCCGCCAGCCGGCGTAAACCACCTTCCCCGGTCCGGTCGCCGACACCGGCGTATCCATCGGCGCGCCCATATCCAGACCCTCGTGGCGCGACAGCCGGCCATTGACCGGATCTTCGCGCACGCCAAAGGGGGAATTGATCCGATAGCTGGTGGCCAAAGGCGCGGCAAGGGGCAGATCGAAGATCAGGGCGTTGAGCATGCCCCAGCGGTCGAGGCGCTCGTTCAGCCGATCAAGGCTGTCACGCGCCGGTTCATCCTCGACAGCGGGCAGTTCGACGGGCAGGAAGGGTCCGCCCTGACCGCCGACCGGCTGAAAGCGCCTGCCCTTGCGCCGGAGCAGCGAGGCGACATCGAGGCCGGTGGCCGACAGATCCTCTTCCAGGGCGCCGATGCGTTGCTGGGCCATCTTGCCAAAGCGATCGACCAGACGCTTCTGGGCGTCCTTCATGTCGAGAAGCGTGCTTTCCATCGAGCGGATCTTTTTGAGCAGATCCTGGTTCTCGGCCAAAGCCAGATCGCGCTGGAGCACCACCTTGCGCATCTCGAGCTCGATGCCATCGAAATCGGTCAGCAGCACCTTGGCCTTCGACAGATCCTCCATCCCTTGCTGAAGGGTGGCGAGCTGGGCCATGAGCGTTTGCCGTTCGCGGTCGTACCGCTTCTGCTCCTTGAGGAAATCGGCGTCCTGGCCGCCGGCGACCCCCGCGGCCGCCCCGTTCCCCGCCCCGTTCCCCGCCCCGTCCGCCGCCGCCGTCGGCGCGGCGACCTCCCTGGTCTCGCCGGTGCCGAGCAGGCGATTGAATTCGGCGTGATTGCCTTGCAGCGAGTGGGTGACCTCGACGACCTTTTCCTTATAAACCCCCACTTCGGCCAGCAGCGCCTTATAGGCGTCGCGGGCATCGTCGATGCGTTCGTTCTTGGCCGACAGGATATCGTCCATCCACACCAGGGCGACGGTGGCATAGGTGACCCAGCCGAAGAAACCCAGGGCCACGACGAGCAAGCCGATCTGATGGAGGCCGGTGACGGTGAACTGCCGCATCGCCCCATCGGAGCGGACCATGAGGTGGCGATCGGGGAAATGGCGGCGGAGCAGGCGTCGGACCTGGGAAAGGTGCAGATCCTGGGGGTCGAACTCCGACATGAGGTCTCCTGTTCCAAATCCGCCCCCATCCCGACCCAGGGAGCATTCGTGCCGTTTTCCGCCTTGCGGGCGAAGGCGGCGGCTTCGATGGATCCGTGGCGGCGTGCGAACGCGGCGCGACCCCGCCCGATCAGGACCATGGCTTAGGCGACTACGGGCGCACCATCGGCGGTACGCGGCGGACTGGAAGGATCAGAGAAATGCTCCTGCGACCCCCTATCAAGGCAACCCTCTTAAAATCCGCCTTGACGTGATACAACAAAAAAATTCGACACCGCCTTGTGTGCCGCCCGGACCCGAGCCTTTTCATGCCCCTTGACGCCCCCCCCCTTCTGCCGAGCGCCGACTCGGACTCCACCGTTTCCATCCTTCAGGCCAAGGGCGACGCGCCACCGGCCGCCGCCACCGCCGCCGTCGGTTGGCCCCTTTTGGCGCTGACCACCTGGTTCGGCTCGGGGTTGATCCCCCTGGCCCCGGGCACGATGGGCAGCATCGCCGCCCTGCCCTTCGCCTGGGCGATCGCCTGGACCTGGGGTCCCTGGGCCCTGGCCCCGGCCGCCGCCCTCGTCTTCGTCATCGGCACCCTGGCCGCCGAGGCCCATGTCCGCCGGTCGGGCGAAAAGGATCCCCAGCGCATCGTCATCGACGAGGTGGCCGGGCAATGGTTGACCCTGGCCGTCGCCCCCCTCGATCCGCTCGCTTACGGGGTTGGCTTGGTGCTGTTCCGAATTTGCGATATCACCAAGCCCTGGCCGGCCTGCTGGGCCGACCGCAGCGTTCCCGGCGGCTTTGGCATCATGCTTGATGATGGGTTCGCCGCCGTCTATTCCACTTGTATGATGGCGCTTTACGTCCATTATTTTATGTGACCGATAAGGATTTGATATGACCGCCCCCTTCCCCAAGGATCTGGTTTTGCATGCCGAACAGGTCCTCGCGGCGCTGCGTGCCAAGGGCTTCATGCTGGCGGCCGCGGAATCGTGCACCGGCGGCCTGATCACCGCGGCCCTGACCACCGTCGCCGGCTCCAGCGCCGGCGTCGATCGCGGCTTCGTGACCTATTCCAACGAGGCCAAGACCCAGATGCTGGGCGTTCCCGAGGACATGCTGGCCGCCCATGGCGCCGTCAGCGCCGAGGTCGCCCAGGCGATGGCCGAAGGGGCTTTGAATAATTCCCAGGCGGCGATCGCCATTTCGGTCACCGGCATCGCCGGACCCGAGGGCGGCTCGCCCGACAAGCCGGTCGGGCTGGTCTTCATGGCCTGCGCCCTGGCCGACGGGCCGGTGGTGGTGCGCCGCCACATCTTCGCCGGCAACCGCAACGATATCCGCCACGCCACGGTTAATGGCGCCTTCGACATGATCTTGCGCACCCTGGAAGACGAGGCCGCCCAATCCGCGCCCGGCTCCGCCTATGATCCCGAGCCCGGCAAAAGCCGCAAAATCGAAGACGACGAGGCGTCCGAGCCCGCGTCCCCGGCCCCCGAAAAGCCCTGAAATTCCCCGTCCGAGACGACTTATTACAGTTTTGTTGCAGTCGCTCCTTGAATGCGGCGACTGCCCTTTGCCATATAAAGCGCACGACGTGCCCCTAACCCCTTCCAGGGGATACACGCCCGTTCCGCTCGGCGAAGGGTCGCCTTGATCCTCTCGTCCGCTCCCGGCCCCCCGCCGGACGGAGGCGCTGCGATGACCGCGACCCAGACCCTGATCACCCTGCTCGGCGAGATCGCTTTCCTGCTGTGGGGGATCCACATGGTCCACGGCGGGGTGATACGGGCCTTTGGCACCCGTCTGCAAGCCGCCCTGGCCGCCAGCCTGCGCACCCGGTTTCATGCGCTGATCGCCGGGGTCGTCGTCACCACCGTTTTGCAAAGCAGCACCGCCACCGCCTTGATGGCGACGGCCTTCGCCGCCGAAGGGACGGTCACGCTGGTGAGCGCCCTGGCGGTGATGCTGGGCGCCAATATCGGCACCACCCTGATCGTTCAGGTGCTGTCCTTCGACATCACCCTGGTCTTTCCCGTGTTGATCCTGGTGGGATATCTGCTGGCCAAACGCGCCGGCCCCGGCCGGGCCGGTCCCATCGGCCAGATCATCCTGGGGCTCGGCTTCATGTTGCTCGCCCTTCACCTGCTGATCGAAACCATGGCGCCGATCGAAAGCGCGCCCTTGCTTGGCGAGCTTCTGGCGGCGATCACCGCCGACCCGCTGGTTATCGCCCTGCTTGCCGCGCTGTTCACCTGGGCGGCCCATTCCAGCGTGGCGGCGATGATCTTCATC
The DNA window shown above is from Rhodospirillum rubrum ATCC 11170 and carries:
- a CDS encoding bactofilin family protein, giving the protein MFSKASSKRSTAEVGKPEGTPDRGVPSIISADLTITGDLVSGGEIQIDGRVEGDIRCTSLIIGISGSVTGEIVAERLRMHGSVNGQINAKSVFLASTARMTGDISHESLAIEPGAFMEGHCRRLAAPAELQQIANPPAGDSQKRLERLGDGTLNPAAAS
- a CDS encoding CinA family protein produces the protein MTAPFPKDLVLHAEQVLAALRAKGFMLAAAESCTGGLITAALTTVAGSSAGVDRGFVTYSNEAKTQMLGVPEDMLAAHGAVSAEVAQAMAEGALNNSQAAIAISVTGIAGPEGGSPDKPVGLVFMACALADGPVVVRRHIFAGNRNDIRHATVNGAFDMILRTLEDEAAQSAPGSAYDPEPGKSRKIEDDEASEPASPAPEKP
- a CDS encoding lytic transglycosylase domain-containing protein, with product MRLLSIVLVCLIILPLAARAAPLSVSDEATYAGAFRAADLGQWPQAMALARSASDQTLRDVVLWRQLRAAGRDNAGLEDRMAFVLGHPDWPLLSTIQRLAEDDMLSLPRAPSQVIGFLERRKPVSPGGEIALARAYLASGARDKAARLIRSAWVAGDFTASQEKDLLGTYGDLLRTDDHWARADRVMWDNRIDAARRMVPRLDKARAAVITARVTLAEGKIDPNAAVNAVPKALQNDPGLVFERARWRRLAGLDDAAIELMLHRPSAEGRADRWWQERAVLLREALDRGLITKAYRLAATHENDRGAAFAEGEWLAGWIALRFLHDAPQAFKHFKTLYEGVSTPISLSRGAYWAGRAAEAMKRPDEARQWYQKASAFPATFYGQLAAERTGAPLSKLLPKADAAASDAERKALANDRLVVIASQLAQIGRIDELLSFTLALNTKHKGDGARAMIAGIALKAGYPGVGVFVSRRAAQDGTYLVEAGYPLPKALAPSISEHARRQGVDPAALLGLIRQESNFDRAARSAVGALGLMQLMPGTARTVSGQEGLAFDQALLTRDPLYNVRLGARYFGDLLKRFDGSVVLAAAAYNAGPGRPTEWIARNGDPRAMDLADAIDWIEMIPYRETRNYVQRVIEGMLVYQVRLGQTLPAKAPAQALGIAGRS
- a CDS encoding phosphatidylglycerophosphatase A family protein codes for the protein MPLDAPPLLPSADSDSTVSILQAKGDAPPAAATAAVGWPLLALTTWFGSGLIPLAPGTMGSIAALPFAWAIAWTWGPWALAPAAALVFVIGTLAAEAHVRRSGEKDPQRIVIDEVAGQWLTLAVAPLDPLAYGVGLVLFRICDITKPWPACWADRSVPGGFGIMLDDGFAAVYSTCMMALYVHYFM
- a CDS encoding peptidoglycan DD-metalloendopeptidase family protein; protein product: MSEFDPQDLHLSQVRRLLRRHFPDRHLMVRSDGAMRQFTVTGLHQIGLLVVALGFFGWVTYATVALVWMDDILSAKNERIDDARDAYKALLAEVGVYKEKVVEVTHSLQGNHAEFNRLLGTGETREVAAPTAAADGAGNGAGNGAAAGVAGGQDADFLKEQKRYDRERQTLMAQLATLQQGMEDLSKAKVLLTDFDGIELEMRKVVLQRDLALAENQDLLKKIRSMESTLLDMKDAQKRLVDRFGKMAQQRIGALEEDLSATGLDVASLLRRKGRRFQPVGGQGGPFLPVELPAVEDEPARDSLDRLNERLDRWGMLNALIFDLPLAAPLATSYRINSPFGVREDPVNGRLSRHEGLDMGAPMDTPVSATGPGKVVYAGWRGRYGRVVEIDHGMGLSTRYAHLRTIKVQLGQSVGRGDVIGALGNSGRSTGPHLHYEVRVNGNPRNPTVFLKAGKNVFEG